In the Drosophila virilis strain 15010-1051.87 chromosome 4, Dvir_AGI_RSII-ME, whole genome shotgun sequence genome, TGCTGAGGTTCTGCTTCTGGTAGACGGTAGCGCCGAGTCTTTAGTTCTGCTGGACATGTTACACTTTGCGCAAACGCAAAACACTTTCAAGCGGCTTCACTGCAGCGCACGTGTGCTTCACATAGATGCTCAATCATCGCCGTCCGAAAATGATCCTTTACCAATGCTAAACGAACTGCGTGAACGTTATGCGCCCTTTGAGTTCTATGTCATACAGCTGGGTGCAGAGGTCCACAGCTTAAAGCTGCTTAAGGATTACAGTGCCTCTCGGTTAGACTCAACAGATAACAAATTGCGCAGCTTGACAGCTCGGCAGGATTATGTACGGCAGCAGCGCAAACGGCTTATTGGCGCCGTTGCCCTCCAGCTACAGTGCACTCATGTTTTCGAGCCCAGCATAAGCTCCAGCCTGGCTGCACAGCTATTAACATCCGTGGCATTGGGGCGCGGCGGTAGCGTTGCTTTGGATGTGGCTCTGCTGGACGATCGCCTGCAGGGCGCCGTCACGCTTCTGCGTCCCTTGAAGGACCTCAACGAACAGGAAGTGCAGTTCTATATTAAAGCCCAGCAGCTGAAACCGTTTCGGTCAGATGAATCTAGTCTGTTGTCCGATGCTAGTCTCCAAAATCTGACAAGTGCGTTTGTGGCAAATCTGCAATTGAATTATGCATCGACGGTGTCTACGGTTTTTCGCACGGGCGATAAAATTGCTGCCAAGCGTCAACCAATTGAAGAGGGACCCTCGACTTGTGCGCTGTGCCAATCTGATCTGGATTCTGGGCTCTCCGACACTTTGCTAGCGATTGAATATTCGCGCGCAGTCTCCGAAATGGGCGTTGCACTGCAACAGCAGAATAATATGGAGGCTCTGGAACAACGCGCCAGGGAGCGTTTGAACTCAATGGATAATTTGTGTCACGCATGCCGCAATATACACGCAGAGCTTACTCATGGTAGCTTGATTTAGTTTAAATTggttaattatatttacataattttttaaatatccaTTTTATTCGTTAGTTTTGCCTGtgtataaatttgtatattatttctattaacTTTACGCATATTTGTTAAATGGAATCTTGGGTAATAATTTTTCGTTCCATTGGAAAACAAACCAAAGTTCCATATAGGATCTTACAACAAAATGGAGCTATAATTAGCAACGACAAAAcagtttatatacatatttaaattattttataatttggcAAGCCGAGTATTTACAAGCGCGCTCAGCGCCAAATGTCCATTCAGGGGCAATACATTGCAGGCAAAATCCACGCGCTCGAAGCCATAGATCATATAGCGATTGTACCGCCTGGCAAACGCATTAAGTTCCTTGATGGAGCTCGGTAATATTATGGACTCGGTGCAGTTCTCCGGCTTAGCCAAGTAGAGTTCATCGCCTGGCAAGACGCCAAGCAAGCAGTCAGTCGTCCGATAATAGATTGGCTGCAGTAGCGTGGAGCCTTGGGCGCTGCGATTATGCGCAAACAGTAGAAGGTGCTCCCAGCGGTGCATGCTCATTAGACGCGCCGTCTCATATAGCAGGATAAAAGGCAGCCAGATTGTTCCCTCCTGAGATTGCTGCCAGCAGTCGCCTGGGTGCAGCCAGTGAGCCGAAGCCACCTCGGTAGGTTCGAGCAACAAATCCACTTGGCTGGTCTCTAAGGCTGCAAAATAGTAGACCGTATCGTACTTGCGACTCGCTGAAGCTGGTGTGCGCCAAACCGACCACTCGCTCAGTGCCCACAGATCGGGTATGACAGACAGATGACGACAAAGCTCGAGAAACTGTGTTGCATCATTGTGTACGCGTTGTTGCCAGAGCTCACGATCGAGTGGATGCAACAGCATGTGTGCCGGCTGACCCTTTTCCAAGTCCTTGAGACTTGTACAGCACAAAAGAATGCCCACCTCCTCGAAGGTTTCTCGTAGTGCCGTTAGACGCAGTGAGATATCGCGTGAGAAATTAACGCCCCGGCTCAAGAGTTCTGGTCTGCCTGTAGCTTGACGGCATTTTAATAGCTCCAGCTGCGCCTGGGTTATGCCACAATGCTTAAAATAGGTCAGCCAATCGGTGGATTCATCTgccttggcatcaaaaacgcCGCCAGGAAAGACGCAGTGATTTAGTGCATATGATGTGCGCTCTGTGCGTTTAATTAGCAACAGCTAATAAGCAAAGGCATAAATTTGACAaacattttcttgttttttatttatttactcttACATTGTAATCAAATTGCGCTTCTGAGTTGGACACCGCTTTGCCTGCTAGAATTAAGCTGGCTGATGGCCTATACCCATTGACCCGAACTTTATCTGAGGTCGCCATGCTAGGAGCTGTTAACTGATCGTGGCTTTTCAACCACTTAATTCATatcaaaatcatattttattttcaccTTTGCACCGCGAAGCGAGAGTTCGACagctgaaaaatatatatatcgaaaacATTAACGATACAATCGATAGTTGCGGTAGCAGCCAGATCGATTGCTGCATGCTTTTCATATGTTTGTAATCGCTTATTGCATTTATTGATTGGCAAATTAAACTATAGTTGAAAACTGAAATAGAATGGGCGTAATAATAAATAGGATCGATTTGTTTACAGTTTATATTATCGTTTATGGCCCAGGTGATGCAAGTGGTGGCTAACTAATGACATTATCGGCGCAAACGATAGTTATGGCGCCAGCCCACCCCCACTATCAGCCAGATCGATAGGTGCTTGCTTGCATTGTTATCGTATCggttttattattatctaaGTCATGTCGAAGCAAGCGTTGGCTAAAATACGTCAATCCGCCAGCCTAATACTTCTGGCCAAGGACAACAGAGCTGCGCCGTCCTGCTATGATTACAATGTTTGTATATTTACATTATATTTATAGCAGTTTGCTTACTAGATTCATTTTGCAGGCGCTGCTTTTCACACGCCACTCCAAGTCCAGCTTCATGCCGGATTCTTCCGTGTTTCCGGGCGGCGTTTGTGAAGCGATAGACAGCTCACCCGTTTGGCTAAAACACTTTCAGCGCTACGACATTAACGCTGCCAAATTGCAACAGCTCTTCCCGGTGTCTGTGTCACCGAACACCTTGGATGAGACTCTCAATGCGTAAAGTAGCAAAATTCATAGttctttaattttcatttaaattgtatacTCTGTTTAGGGCTGTTTCGCTGCGTCTGACTGCACTACGTGAAACATTTGAGGAAATGGGCATTTTACTCTGCCGTGATCGGAAAACCTTGACCAGCACCGATGGCTATGCGCAGTTCAATGAGCAATTCGACCGTAAACACTGGCAGCATGTGGTGCACAATGATGCCAGCAAGTTCCTAACGCTCTGCGAGGAGCTGGACGTGCTGCCAGATCTGTGGGCATTGCACGAATGGTCCGCCTGGCGGACGCCTTCCACGTTCAAAAAACGCTTTGAAACTGCCTTCTTTCTAGCCGCACTTAAGACTCAGCCGCAGGTGCTGACAGAGCCTAACGAAGTCAAGGACTATGCGGTTAGCAAACGCTCAGAGATAAAACTTTTCGGTTATCCCTGCTAACtttcaaaattgtatttttcaaAACAGTGGCGAGACCCCTTGGAATATCTACAGGCTACGCTACAAAAAAAACTTTGGCTGCCTCCACCGCAATACTATGAACTATCGCGTTGTCTCAACTTCCAAACGTTGGAGGAACTGCGTAATTTTGCACAGAAGCGCGCATCCATGGGCTATGTGCTCACACATCCGGTCATGTACAAATGCACTGATGGGCTGGTGCATTTGTTGCCCGGTGATGACATGTATCCCGAAGATCCCGATGCGAGCAACGACAAAATCGAGACAGGCCTTTCCACAGAGGAATTTCGCTCTTTGGCCAAAAAGAATTTACATCGTTCAGAGCATAAGAATCAGCACGAATCGCAGCTCCATATTAATATTAAGCCTGCCAATGGTCACGTCAACCCCATAGATCCAAGAAGTCTTTAGCGTGGAAAGCATTTAAATTCGTTGATGAAAACACAGGTCTTTATTATTCAACAAAtaactttattaacaatttataaatgggTAATTGATTGTTGCAGGTGTCATTCCACCATAAATACAACAGAGGCTTTATCAGgtgcaatttttgttaaaaacgaattataattgttataatGTGTATTTTTCTAAACAAGGAAatgtaacaaaaataaacgacAAAGAACAAGAACTATTGGAATGCCGAGGACTTTTTCAGCTAGCAGCGTCAATTATATCTTTAGGATAGGTTAAAAGAAGATTTTATGCCTTTACCATATCTATAGATATTTATCAATATCAAAGATTTCAAATGCTTTTAAGAATTATTATGCCTATGCAAAAGATTGTTAAAAGAGCCAGCTTTAAGTTACATTGATCCTAACTGTGGCTGTTAATGGGTATATCGACTACTAACGGAGTCCTAAAACGCATATTATAAACATGATGGCAACGAATGTCTCAACTTCTATAAGGCTTAACTATTACGCGGCAAGCGCCAGAAACTGTGATTATCTATTTATCATCCTTGCCATACCAGAGCTGGTACAGGTAGGAAGCCTCATCCGCATTGGCATAGCCGCTATCGTAGTCCGGTTTTGAAGGCGTTTTGTGTTGATCCTTGTGCCTGGAAATTGTTAAGATTATTGTTAATCATAAAAGTCATTTAGGATTATGTTACATACTCGTAATTTATGTAGGCAGGCTGTTCCCAGTGCTCTTGTGGGTGCTCTGGCAGCTTAACGTGATCTTTGTGCTCGGGCTCGCGGTAACATTTCTTGCACTCCACCAGCGCACGCTCAATGTTCTTCTGTGTGCTTAGGAGTACGCCCAACTTATTGTCAATCTGCCAGGTGGTGGCGCCCACCTGCTGCACTGTCTGCCCAATGGCCGCCAATTGCCGTTGTTGTGTGCTGTTTACGGAGCGCAAGCCCAGTTCCAGATGTTGCACTTTATTGGCCGTAATGCTGCTTAGCGCTGTCAGCTCATCCAAATGGTTGACCTTGCCCTCAATGTGGCGTTGTGCATGGTCCAGTTTCTTGGCGAGTTGCACAAGTGCCACCAGCTCCTTGAGGACCGACTGCTTGAGCAAATTATCCAGACCGGATAGGTGCTGGTGCACCGACTTGGCCACTTGGTCTAGGTTACGCTCATATCTGTTTTGATTGGCATCCACCTTGACGAGCACCTGTTTGATATCCTGCTGGCCACGTGCCAGGCTCACAATAGCTCTGTCTGTTCTATTCTCGGCGGCTCTGATGCTGGCCGACAGGATCTTGATGCCATTGGCTGTTTGCTGAAAGTTGCTCTCCGAGACACGCTCCAGTTTCTTGAGTCCATCCTCCAAGCGACCAATACCGGCTACATCCTGGCCCAGCAGCCTCAGCTTGTTCTCAATGCCCTTCTGGGAGTTGCTAATGCTATGTGCTTTAATGTCCAATTTTTGCAGTACCTCGGTATTCTCCTCCAAAATGCGACGTATGGGATCGTTATTTGGGTTCTGTCCGTGCTCCACGTGCTTAGCAACTGCTGCTTGCTGTTGGAGTGGATTAGACTAAGGAAATGTAATTTGCTATTGATTTGTTATGGGACGCACCTGCTCCGCTTGCTGCTCCTCGGCGACGCATAAGGCAGCCAAGCACACAATAAGCACAACTAGTTGAGACTTCATGTTTGACCGTTAATTTGGAACTGCCCTCAGTTGGCGTGGGTTACATCTTAAATACTCGCAACTGTGAATAGCTGGCGCGTGCCAGGTGCACCTTGACCTAATCAGTGGCAGCATTGAGTATAAGCgcttcatattttatttgataacATTAAGAAATGGGGGGTTTTTAGTTATTAGGATAAGCTAGCACAATTCTTATCATAGGTAATCACAATTTTCCATAGCCTCGAGTCTGAAAATCAGTTCCAGCTGCCAAAAACTCTAGGTCTTAGCCCTTGTAATCATCCCAAAAAAATAGTTCAACGACTCTtggacaaaaaaataaaatgtttaatttgtagGGTCACGTCTTGACATTCTTCTATGATAGCTATTAATAGATTTGGAGCCCCCGATTGACCAACATTTTCAAGTGTACGTCCAAAAACTAAACGTGCCAAATTCTACCTTTTCCGGCTGTATGCAACTGTTCAAAAAATGCGgcacaattttaaatatactttttaataaattcattcAGTAAAATGTAGGTTAACCTTACagattattatattataatgaAAATTAGAGCTTTTAATAATTCTAActgttcaaaaaaaaaaataaaatcctttatttttattccttTCTTTAAATATCCGTGAAATAGGTTTTTAAGGAatcattaaattttaaatatatgttttaacttttaatttttatgattaaaacatatatatattattggaaaaaaaaatttgaattttaaaaagttttgaaaattaaacaagtaagaggttctagtcgggagctcccgactaggggataccctgaaccctcttcttccaacatcaaatgcatatatatattctattttagaagctatatgtcaagtttggtgactctagctcttataacaGGATAtagattcttatcgattgcttggaaacggagtaagctatcgattatcggaaacaatctcgatctgcgcgggcactaggagcacctacatttaaaatttctgtAGTTCTTATAGgtttgagatccttgcgttcatacatacggacggacggacggacagacggatggacatggctagatcgactcggcttttggtgctgatcaagactatatatactttatggggtcggagatgcttccttctgcttgttacatacatttggattctgcacaaatacaatatacccttatacccatttttaatgggttaaCGGTATAAAAATACCAGAACTGAATTATTCTAATTTGCGATCGAGCACTTTCTGTAGATATTAATGGATTATGTATTTTGCATTATGCAAATATGCATGTTTCGCAGTCTGCGAATAGTGCTTCTTCTGTATATATCAAAAAATCCAAAACTAAGGAATTAAAGccaatacaatttaaatgaaaggGGATCCTTAAGAAGTattaactttttaaatattttatttacaaaaataatatactcTGTAACTCAATCAGGAAGGATACGCCgaatatttaatacccttgcggAGCCAAGCTTTTCATAAGGCTCATAGAggtttgcccgtatctaagaagcacagggaaagtAGTCAATGCCAAGTAtggttaaaatattttcaacaaaaaaattattcatGCAACAtaatcgaccgatcgtttctatgccagctatatgatatagtagtccaatCCATCTGGTtccgacatacatatatacagcgtgcaacagaaagaggcgCTTCTAAAAAGTTTCTTAACGTCTTAAAActgagactagttcgcatagaaacagagagacggacagacggacatggctatatagACTTatctgttgatgctgatcaataatatatatactttatggggtcggcgATGTCACATATAGCGTttcacatttcacgacaaaattgtaatacccTAATTCTACTGACTATAACTTGTTAAGCCGAAAAAAACGGTTTAAAtagaatttattatatttaaaaaccgttgtttatagtttatataatttattatatgttCTATAACATTTGACTACAAAATTTGgctgtacatatgtatatttgggCTATATCTATTagtttaaataattgcaaactTCACAAAACATGAAGCTGATGGGCCTTAGTAGCCGTTGGATGGGGAGTGGGCACTGTACCAGGGAGCATGGCTTTGCTGGGGCGTGGCTCGACCAGGTTTATTGCCTTGCTGGGAATAAGACTCTGCTGGTGCAGCTGGTGGTCCATAGCTAGCGGGAGCGGAGTGCCGCGGTGGACTGTGTGGCCTTTGGTCCTGGGCACATGGCTTCTGGTTTGCTGTGGGTCTTCTATGACCCGAACCAGTTTGATAGGGCTTAGGCGCGGGCGCTGGAGCGGACAGATAGTGTGGTTCTGTTGGCCATGCTAGTGGattgggcttgggcttgggcgCTGGAGCGGATTGGTAGGGGGAAACAGCTTCCCACGGTAGAGGCTGCTGCCAGGAGACGAAGCTTGAGCCAGCGGGCTTGCGGGCAGTTGGCGCAACTAAATGGCTGGGACTACCGTGCGCATCtgaaaaatatgtgtatattaagCTTGTGTTTTGtataagttttattatttctcatAACATACTCTGCTGGTTTTGCTCCTCGGCGTTCCAGACATGCTCCAGATCCCACTGCTTGCTGGACTGAGCACGTGGCGGTGGTGGTGCATGGGATTTAATCTCATAGGCTGAATAGGAGGCGGAATGCGGCGATGCCCGTCTCTCGCAAGCCTCCAGATCCAATTCAATGCGTTTTTGGGAAATGATGAGCTCGCGTAGTGCGTGCTCAATTTGCCAGGTATTCAGAGGCTTTAGATGGGTCAGAGCGTGCGTGAGGACTGCAAGACGTGCGTTCTGGGTGCGATTCAAGCTGACCAGTTGGTCGCCCAGTACCTTCAGCTTGCGTTTGGAATCCTCACTAATGTCCTTGACACGTGTCAAACTCTTGAGCTCTACCTCTATGTTGATTTGTGATGTCTCCAGACTATCGAAGGAGCACTGCAGTCCATTGAGCTGGGGTAAAACGGCTCGAGTTATCAGTTTGGTGAGCTCCAGTATGTTATTGTCAATGCTCCGTGCACTCTGGAGCACATGCTTCTGGTGGGAATCCAGCTTTTGTTCCAGGCCGTTGATCTGTTGTTGTGTGGAGATCTGCAGGCGTACCAGGCCGCCTAGCTCCTTAGACACACGCTCCGCATGTAGTCCAGACTTGAGCGTTATATTGTTAAAAGCCTCCTGGACAACAGCGCCTTGCGCATCAATAAATAGATTCAGTTTTGCCAGCAAACcttcaatatttttaatggaCTCCAGCCAGGAGCGCTGCTGTTCTATACTGGCCTTAATTCGTTCGTTTGTGGCATCAATGTGATGTAGTATAAGCTTGGTGTCGGTTAGTTCCTTGGTATTCTCCTCCAGCATCTGTTTGATATTCTTTACTTGCGTTTCAGCAGAACCTGCACAGAGGCAGCCCAGCAAAATGATTGTTAACAGAATTTTCATATTGCTTCAGTTTGGAAACAGAAAGTGCAAGTGCCTTGGGCTGAGTCTTGCTAGCCCTTAAGTACCACTTACTTACCTTTTGGGCAGCTGCAGTGGCACGTGTTTGTGTGCATCTTCAGCTATCTGCCAAGTGATTTTTTACTCTGAGCACTAACATATGTTCATTGTTAattcggctgctgctgtaatCGGAGTTCGCTGTGTCGTCGGTTAACGTTGTGCACGAATTTGAACGGTAGTGTTGATAAATATGTTTCGACGTCCGTTACATTCAGGAGCAACAAGTAACCGATAGCGTGTCTCTAGTACCGATAACCGATTGCTCCTGCAATTCGCTGGCTCGTGTCAGCTGTCAGCACTACGCTTTTCAGCTGTTTAAAGGCACTGGGACAGGgtgaaaagaaaatacattgtTCTAGAAAGAGAAATCAACATAttgtgtataaataaatgcaagaaTTGTGCGCTTGTATTTGTTGTGTTCACTTTGCAATTTACATCGCATACAAACGTACGCACCGCAAATAAAGCAAACCAAGCGCAGACAATAAACGTGTGCAAAGTTCAACAATCGCAATCGGTTACCGGAGCCACAAGAAGCAACTTGCAAAGATGGAATCCCAACAAAATACAGTCGAAGCTGATGCAACAGCCGATTCGTCATTTCTGGCGGCCGCATTTCGTGAAATCTTTTACAGTCCCATGAATCTGGCTCTGCTCTCAATCATTTGCTTTCTGGTATATAAAATAGTGCGTGACCGTTGCGAGGGACCGGGCACACGGGATTTGGCACAGCAACCGGCTGAGCCGGAGTTGCCCAAATTGCGTCGTGACTTTACTGTTAAGGAGCTGCGAGCCTATGATGGCAACCAGCCAGATGGCCGTGTCTTGGTTGCTGTCAATGGCAATGTTTATGACGTCACCAAGGGCAAACGTTTCTATGGCCCAGGCGGACCATATGCCACATTTGCCGGACGCGATGCATCGCGCAATCTGGCCACATTCAGTGTGGTGGCCAACGATAAGGATGATTACGATGATCTGAGCGATCTAGGCACCATGGAAATGGACTCAGTCCGCGATTGGGAAATGCAATTCAAGGAGAAATACGAATTTGTTGGCAAATTGCTGCGTAATGGTGAGCAGCCGACCAACTATGATAACGATAGCaacgatgatgatgacaatATTGACGCTGGCACCAAGAAAGACGAATAGATGGGAAGGCACAGAAAACTTTTGGCGtggaaaacttttgttttgtaacGATGATTAGCACAAAAGCGACAGGTGGCGATCGGATTGGCAATCTAGTAACATTTtgaacacacacccacaccaacacctcccgcacacacacacacacacacacacacgcactcacacccTGGCTTAGGCAAGCTGTAAAAACATTTAGATTGTATGGGACAACTATATTATAagatttatatgtatgttttaAAAAAGATAACCAAAATAACTTGGtatatcaaaatcaaaacagtGCACCAAATTCTATGCTTAACTATCAGTAAAGAGAAAACATAATACCCAGGCATGATCATAAATGGTCTGCGAAACCACATTAAATAAAGCCAGAAATACATTAAATGGCGAAAGctgattaaatatataaatatatatgtacttgtgAAAATGTTGTGTGCATATACTTAATGGCTACGAGGGCTGTCTCTTATATTATGCACCTTGGTACCTTTGTCTAAGTGACCGACCCGGTCTTTCAATTAACTGAATATCAAGCAGACGGGTTCGCAGCTCAGACTTGTGTTTCGATTTAGTAATGTCTTAGCCGGAGGCTATATTAGTAATTCtatgttataaataattgattgtTTTGTAACTATATACTAAActtaacaatataataaacttGTGAATTTCCAAGACAGCCATTGATTTTCTTTGACTTTGGCAGTAAATTAACGCAGCTAATCATGGTGAAAAGGTTCCGGTCAAATTTCTTGAAGgcttaattaatattaaaagatCGGTCGTTAGGcctgaaaaaaacaaagatttCTGGTTAGAAAAGTATCTCGAAAAAGTCTTCATCGTGAATAATTGATCATTTTCAACGTTTTTAACAGTagatattgaaaatttaatatataatagttGTTTCCGCAGAATTCAAATGGTAGCCCTCGCAACGTGAAAAAAAACGAGCAATAAATGTTTTAAGGTGCAGCTGTACCCCCGCACCATAATCGTGGTTGCGCTTATCACTTAGTAATCGATTTCAAGTTAATCGGGTTGTTATCGATGTTATCGACTGTCCAAAGCGCATCCAATTGATTTTACCTATTAGCAACAGGTTtttggcaataaaaacaaacaaaataagtattaaatggaaaataaaataaaccagCCGAGTGCAATAAATGCGAACACTAGATGGCGCACCTCGGCGAGCCTCATTTTGgtggcgccagcagcagcagctagcgAGGATTACAATGTGAGTGGCAAGCGTTAGAAGCAACAGgtgaacaaaatattttttttgtattctccTTAGCTATTAATGCTGAAGCGCAGCGAGGCCACGGCCATAGCGCACAATCAAACTGTTTTTCCTGGCGGCCTACTGGACGTGGAAGGGGATGAGAGCGTCGCTTGGCTGGAGTATTTTGAGCAGTTTGGCGTGTCCCAAGCGTCGCTGCGTAGACTGATACTCATCAGTGAACATAGGCCAGGAATATTGGCAGCGCAAGGCAACGGTTGCTACGATCGTTTTTTTAAGCGCTCTAAAATTTGGGCACGGTCAGTACAAGGTGCAATACCTATACCGATTAAATCTAATCTTTGACTTATTAGGGAAATTACGCTACGCTTGACGGCGTTGCGTGAGTGTTTCGAGGAAGTGGGCATTCTGCTCTGTCGCAGCCAAGCGCAGCTGAATCAACTGGATGCAGTGGCTCTGACAGCGCAGTTTcagccggagcagcagcacTTCGATCGTGAGTCCTGGCAGCGACGTGTGCATAATAAGCCCAGTGAATTTTTAGAGCTGTGCCGTGAATTGCAAGTGGTGCCGGATTTGTGGGCCCTTCACGAGTGGTCCGCCTGGGCGAGTCCAGCGATTGTCAAAAAAGGGTGAGTGAGGTGGGGCTAAGGAAGTTTTAGTTTATAAACTGTTTTCCCTGCTGGAAAAATGTGTGGAAtaggtttattttttaaacttttcgtGACGGAAAATGGTCGAAAAACGTCATAATTAAACTTTTTGGTTTTGATTTGCATTCAAACTCTTTATGGTTTCTTTTAGCCACGAAACAGTTTTCTTCATGGTATTTTTGGACAGTCAGCCTATCCTGCTCGCAGAGCCGACTGAGGTCAAGGAGTGCTTGGTAGCTAACTTAAGTGCAACTCacccatatatataaattaaatgtacaaTCTTTTTACAGTGGCGCACTCCAGTCGAATTCTTGCGTATGTACCAGCATGGGGAACTCTGGCTTATGCCACCACAAATTTATGAGCTCTTACGCCTGCTAGGTATCCCGGATTACCGGAAACTGTTGCACTTTGCAACGCAGCGTAGCATTTTGGGCACTACTTTGTTTTTACCGGTGGGTTACAACTGCAGCGATGGCATGGTGTTTGCTCTGCCAGGTAAACCGTGATAGGTTTTTCGATAATAGATCAACTTAAagtatttgttatatttatgcaGGCGATGAACTTTATGTGACCGAGCCACATTTGGTCACTGAACCCATTAACTTTCTGGGCACCGCTGACGAACTGCGCGCGCGCTCCATTTGTTTACATCGTTATGAGTTTACTGGACCAACTGTTTGTAgagtacatttaaatattccaACTCCGAATGGTCATCTGCCGCCACAGAATCTGCCAAACCCGCTTCACAAACTTTAGGCGCCCCATAGGCGCTTCTCGTTTCGGAAATGAAGTAACGTAAGTTAAGTTTTGAATTGATCATCAGGACAAGTTTAATGTGGTATATAAAGAACTGGTATAAggcttgtaaatatttgtatatagactCAATCAGGGGAATTAGAACTTTCAATAAGTGTTGTTGTATATTTTCAAACTCGTTTCTATTGTAAAATCTTAATTTACTCATTACTTTCTGTTCTATTAAATAGTGTATTGGTCGGTTTTTAATATCATCTttctaaaaaatataattttgttgaaTCCTTAAAGCAATCTTTATATTTAAACCTGTTTGtccagactgactgactgataggtgatcaacgcacagcccaaccCGTAAGAGTTAGGAAGCTGAGGGGTTTAGGGAAATTCCgcccgcaagtatggaaaaatcgcgtaaaacgtttgtatgaaactttgtAGTTGACCATCCGATCGAccgatcgacctcaaactc is a window encoding:
- the Ctu2 gene encoding cytoplasmic tRNA 2-thiolation protein 2, translating into MCSIGEDDFGDEGATHAMLPGSSTVGTVITAGSCNKCGLNSLELYKLNFRAAECHQCFLSYARHKFRAALGAAKALPRNAEVLLLVDGSAESLVLLDMLHFAQTQNTFKRLHCSARVLHIDAQSSPSENDPLPMLNELRERYAPFEFYVIQLGAEVHSLKLLKDYSASRLDSTDNKLRSLTARQDYVRQQRKRLIGAVALQLQCTHVFEPSISSSLAAQLLTSVALGRGGSVALDVALLDDRLQGAVTLLRPLKDLNEQEVQFYIKAQQLKPFRSDESSLLSDASLQNLTSAFVANLQLNYASTVSTVFRTGDKIAAKRQPIEEGPSTCALCQSDLDSGLSDTLLAIEYSRAVSEMGVALQQQNNMEALEQRARERLNSMDNLCHACRNIHAELTHGSLI
- the LOC6634298 gene encoding acyl-coenzyme A diphosphatase NUDT19, producing the protein MATSDKVRVNGYRPSASLILAGKAVSNSEAQFDYNLLLIKRTERTSYALNHCVFPGGVFDAKADESTDWLTYFKHCGITQAQLELLKCRQATGRPELLSRGVNFSRDISLRLTALRETFEEVGILLCCTSLKDLEKGQPAHMLLHPLDRELWQQRVHNDATQFLELCRHLSVIPDLWALSEWSVWRTPASASRKYDTVYYFAALETSQVDLLLEPTEVASAHWLHPGDCWQQSQEGTIWLPFILLYETARLMSMHRWEHLLLFAHNRSAQGSTLLQPIYYRTTDCLLGVLPGDELYLAKPENCTESIILPSSIKELNAFARRYNRYMIYGFERVDFACNVLPLNGHLALSALVNTRLAKL
- the LOC6634297 gene encoding acyl-coenzyme A diphosphatase NUDT19, with the protein product MSKQALAKIRQSASLILLAKDNRAAPSCYDYNALLFTRHSKSSFMPDSSVFPGGVCEAIDSSPVWLKHFQRYDINAAKLQQLFPVSVSPNTLDETLNAAVSLRLTALRETFEEMGILLCRDRKTLTSTDGYAQFNEQFDRKHWQHVVHNDASKFLTLCEELDVLPDLWALHEWSAWRTPSTFKKRFETAFFLAALKTQPQVLTEPNEVKDYAWRDPLEYLQATLQKKLWLPPPQYYELSRCLNFQTLEELRNFAQKRASMGYVLTHPVMYKCTDGLVHLLPGDDMYPEDPDASNDKIETGLSTEEFRSLAKKNLHRSEHKNQHESQLHINIKPANGHVNPIDPRSL
- the LOC6634296 gene encoding desmoplakin, translated to MKSQLVVLIVCLAALCVAEEQQAEQQAAVAKHVEHGQNPNNDPIRRILEENTEVLQKLDIKAHSISNSQKGIENKLRLLGQDVAGIGRLEDGLKKLERVSESNFQQTANGIKILSASIRAAENRTDRAIVSLARGQQDIKQVLVKVDANQNRYERNLDQVAKSVHQHLSGLDNLLKQSVLKELVALVQLAKKLDHAQRHIEGKVNHLDELTALSSITANKVQHLELGLRSVNSTQQRQLAAIGQTVQQVGATTWQIDNKLGVLLSTQKNIERALVECKKCYREPEHKDHVKLPEHPQEHWEQPAYINYEHKDQHKTPSKPDYDSGYANADEASYLYQLWYGKDDK